One Streptomyces formicae genomic window, CGGCGGCGGCCGCCCGGCACCAGGGCGGACTGCACCTCGGATACATCCAGTACGACAGCCCGGGCCGTGACACCCGCAGCAACTCCTCGCTGAACGCGGAGTGGGTGAACATCCACAACAGCTCCCGCTCCGCGGTCCAGCTCAAGGGCTACAAGCTCAAGGACAACACCGGCTACACGTACACCTTCGGCAGTTACAAGATCGGCGCGGGCAAGACCGTCAAGGTCCGCACCGGCAAGGGGTCC contains:
- a CDS encoding lamin tail domain-containing protein; the protein is MRIRTAAPAVLAATALSVSLLAASPASAAAARHQGGLHLGYIQYDSPGRDTRSNSSLNAEWVNIHNSSRSAVQLKGYKLKDNTGYTYTFGSYKIGAGKTVKVRTGKGSNASGVRYWGRGSYVWNNTSDKARLVKPSGSLQDSCSWTRGDHGYKNCH